A genomic stretch from Argiope bruennichi chromosome 2, qqArgBrue1.1, whole genome shotgun sequence includes:
- the LOC129959692 gene encoding eukaryotic translation initiation factor 4B-like isoform X2 → MAANTKGKRKVKGKTLDLNTFLGEDQDAPTGYAVIQPRRFDWADTMENEDLDDRYTLDYKKEEKVVLPTAPKAARGPDVDMSKIPTSPPFTAFLGNLPYDVSEDDISSFFKRLEVKNIRLPRENGDRGRIRGFGYAEFNSQNDLMQALSLTGETLKNRAIKVSVAGEHDGDRNDRRDGGVDRTLGDWRSDKRDQFSRDDSRNDSFQSRSGYGDRDSYRNRSNYDRPFERNNDRFDRNDRFERNGDRFDRNDFGSRNDRDYGRNEDRGFERRNDRGYGFSDRGMSRGGGGRNDRRDGFRDNYGRRDDRDSRFRDSSDRDIPPRDNVDRQYDRPSNDSGVPKERRKLQLAPRTKPIEPVPPPSEAITKSSIFGGAKPVDTAAREREIEERLAREKEVVVPKERDGDRVRKFSSGSGMSNRSRRSSDSGPPGSAREDEDSVPQYKPPLPKQQVEREREQPYNTLPRTRQRCGSTSSTGSDRENVKANPPSNSRKENYNSNYNARSDNSDDAAPRSSNDRSSYSEPAKGGFRSVRHNHSYRDNSRDRIHGTTYEEPKPPVYTSANKFSHLMNDAEDLDRGSNSE, encoded by the exons ATGGCCGCCAATA cAAAAGGGAAACGAAAAGTTAAGGGCAAGACCcttgatttaaatacatttttgggtGAAGATCAAGATGCTCCAACAGGATATGCTGTTATCCAACCTCGTCGATTCGATTGGGCTGATACTATGGAGAATGAGGATCTTGATG ATCGATACACtttagattataaaaaagaagaaaaagttgtTCTACCTACAGCACCTAAAGCTGCACGTGGTCCAGATGTTGATATGTCAAAAATTCCTACTTCTCCTCCATTTACAGCCTTTCTAGGAAATCTGCCTTATGATGTATCAGAAGATGACATATCAAGTTTCTTTAAAAGGCTTGag gTTAAAAATATTCGCCTTCCTCGAGAGAATGGTGATCGAGGACGGATAAGAGGGTTTGGCTATGCAGAATTTAATAGTCAAAACGATCTAATGCAGGCATTGTCTTTAACTGGCGag aCCTTGAAAAATAGGGCTATTAAAGTCAGTGTGGCTGGAGAACATG ATGGTGATAGAAATGACAGACGTGATGGCGGTGTTGACAGAACTTTAGGTGATTGGAGATCTGATAAAAGAGATCAGTTTTCTAGAGATGATTCCAGAAATGATAGTTTTCAATCCAGGAGTGGTTATGGAGACAGAGATTCTTACAGGAATCGATCAAATTATGACAGGCCATTTGAGAGAAATAATGATCGTTTTGATAGAAATGATCGGTTTGAAAGAAATGGGGATCGCTTTGACAGAAATGATTTTGGAAGTAGGAATGATCGCGACTATGGCAGAAATGAAGACAGAGGATTTGAGAGGCGGAATGATAGAGGTTATGGTTTTTCTGATAGAG GTATGAGTCGTGGTGGTGGTGGCAGGAACGATCGCCGTGATGGATTCCGTGATAATTATGGTCGAAGAGACGATAGAGATTCCAGATTCCGAGACTCTTCAGACAGAGACATCCCTCCCAGAGATAATGTAGATAGGCAGTATGATAGGCCATCAAATGATTCTG GTGTTCCCAAGGAACGAAGGAAGCTACAGTTGGCTCCTCGTACTAAACCAATTGAACCGGTACCACCACCTTCTGAAGCAATTACTAAGAGCTCAATATTTGGTGGAGCAAAACCAGTTGATACTGCTGCCAGGGAACGTGAGATTGAAGAAAGACTAGCTAGAGAAAAAGAAGTTGTTGTTCCTAAAGAAAG GGACGGTGATAGAGTTCGGAAATTCAGCTCTGGTTCTGGAATGAGTAACAGATCCAGACGATCTTCAGATTCTGGACCACCAGGGTCAGCAAGGGAAGATGAAGATTCAGTGCCGCAGTACAAACCACCTCTACCAAAACAGCAG gTGGAACGTGAAAGAGAACAACCATACAATACACTTCCCAGGACAAGACAAAGATGTGGAAGTACTAGCAGTACCGGAAGTGATAGAGAAAACGTGAAAGCTAACCCTCCTTCAAATAGtagaaaag aaaaTTACAATAGTAACTACAATGCGAGAAGTGATAACTCTGATGATGCTGCACCACGATCTAGTAATGATAGAAGCTCTTACTCAGAGCCTGCAAAAGGAGGCTTTAGAAGTGTTAGGCATAATCATTCATACCGAGACAATTCCAGAGACAGGATACATGGTACAACATATGAAGAGCCAAAGCCTCct gTTTATACATctgcaaataaattttctcatCTCATGAATGATGCTGAGGATCTGGACCGAGGTAGCAACtctgaataa
- the LOC129959692 gene encoding eukaryotic translation initiation factor 4B-like isoform X1: MAANTKGKRKVKGKTLDLNTFLGEDQDAPTGYAVIQPRRFDWADTMENEDLDDRYTLDYKKEEKVVLPTAPKAARGPDVDMSKIPTSPPFTAFLGNLPYDVSEDDISSFFKRLEVKNIRLPRENGDRGRIRGFGYAEFNSQNDLMQALSLTGETLKNRAIKVSVAGEHDGDRNDRRDGGVDRTLGDWRSDKRDQFSRDDSRNDSFQSRSGYGDRDSYRNRSNYDRPFERNNDRFDRNDRFERNGDRFDRNDFGSRNDRDYGRNEDRGFERRNDRGYGFSDRGMSRGGGGRNDRRDGFRDNYGRRDDRDSRFRDSSDRDIPPRDNVDRQYDRPSNDSGVPKERRKLQLAPRTKPIEPVPPPSEAITKSSIFGGAKPVDTAAREREIEERLAREKEVVVPKERDGDRVRKFSSGSGMSNRSRRSSDSGPPGSAREDEDSVPQYKPPLPKQQVEREREQPYNTLPRTRQRCGSTSSTGSDRENVKANPPSNSRKGFKNKNYNSNYNARSDNSDDAAPRSSNDRSSYSEPAKGGFRSVRHNHSYRDNSRDRIHGTTYEEPKPPVYTSANKFSHLMNDAEDLDRGSNSE; this comes from the exons ATGGCCGCCAATA cAAAAGGGAAACGAAAAGTTAAGGGCAAGACCcttgatttaaatacatttttgggtGAAGATCAAGATGCTCCAACAGGATATGCTGTTATCCAACCTCGTCGATTCGATTGGGCTGATACTATGGAGAATGAGGATCTTGATG ATCGATACACtttagattataaaaaagaagaaaaagttgtTCTACCTACAGCACCTAAAGCTGCACGTGGTCCAGATGTTGATATGTCAAAAATTCCTACTTCTCCTCCATTTACAGCCTTTCTAGGAAATCTGCCTTATGATGTATCAGAAGATGACATATCAAGTTTCTTTAAAAGGCTTGag gTTAAAAATATTCGCCTTCCTCGAGAGAATGGTGATCGAGGACGGATAAGAGGGTTTGGCTATGCAGAATTTAATAGTCAAAACGATCTAATGCAGGCATTGTCTTTAACTGGCGag aCCTTGAAAAATAGGGCTATTAAAGTCAGTGTGGCTGGAGAACATG ATGGTGATAGAAATGACAGACGTGATGGCGGTGTTGACAGAACTTTAGGTGATTGGAGATCTGATAAAAGAGATCAGTTTTCTAGAGATGATTCCAGAAATGATAGTTTTCAATCCAGGAGTGGTTATGGAGACAGAGATTCTTACAGGAATCGATCAAATTATGACAGGCCATTTGAGAGAAATAATGATCGTTTTGATAGAAATGATCGGTTTGAAAGAAATGGGGATCGCTTTGACAGAAATGATTTTGGAAGTAGGAATGATCGCGACTATGGCAGAAATGAAGACAGAGGATTTGAGAGGCGGAATGATAGAGGTTATGGTTTTTCTGATAGAG GTATGAGTCGTGGTGGTGGTGGCAGGAACGATCGCCGTGATGGATTCCGTGATAATTATGGTCGAAGAGACGATAGAGATTCCAGATTCCGAGACTCTTCAGACAGAGACATCCCTCCCAGAGATAATGTAGATAGGCAGTATGATAGGCCATCAAATGATTCTG GTGTTCCCAAGGAACGAAGGAAGCTACAGTTGGCTCCTCGTACTAAACCAATTGAACCGGTACCACCACCTTCTGAAGCAATTACTAAGAGCTCAATATTTGGTGGAGCAAAACCAGTTGATACTGCTGCCAGGGAACGTGAGATTGAAGAAAGACTAGCTAGAGAAAAAGAAGTTGTTGTTCCTAAAGAAAG GGACGGTGATAGAGTTCGGAAATTCAGCTCTGGTTCTGGAATGAGTAACAGATCCAGACGATCTTCAGATTCTGGACCACCAGGGTCAGCAAGGGAAGATGAAGATTCAGTGCCGCAGTACAAACCACCTCTACCAAAACAGCAG gTGGAACGTGAAAGAGAACAACCATACAATACACTTCCCAGGACAAGACAAAGATGTGGAAGTACTAGCAGTACCGGAAGTGATAGAGAAAACGTGAAAGCTAACCCTCCTTCAAATAGtagaaaaggttttaaaaata aaaaTTACAATAGTAACTACAATGCGAGAAGTGATAACTCTGATGATGCTGCACCACGATCTAGTAATGATAGAAGCTCTTACTCAGAGCCTGCAAAAGGAGGCTTTAGAAGTGTTAGGCATAATCATTCATACCGAGACAATTCCAGAGACAGGATACATGGTACAACATATGAAGAGCCAAAGCCTCct gTTTATACATctgcaaataaattttctcatCTCATGAATGATGCTGAGGATCTGGACCGAGGTAGCAACtctgaataa